A stretch of the Capsicum annuum cultivar UCD-10X-F1 chromosome 8, UCD10Xv1.1, whole genome shotgun sequence genome encodes the following:
- the LOC107879873 gene encoding serine/threonine-protein kinase-like protein At5g23170, which produces MMKEFEYKELEKATENFSQSRLIGKGSHGCVYKGMLEEDGKIIAIKKQSLGLQKIEDNSKLENEVSVLSSLPENSFIVNFLGTSRHDGSSKNETFLIMEYLPNGTLYQMLHAQNNILPNWPKRAQIAIQVAKAIQFLHQAKPSSIVHRDIKSANILFDSNWNPKLADLGLALRMKNDCENHDDDDSPSHRSIRPAGTIGYLDPAYTKPSKLSTKNDVFSFGVLLLEIMSSRKAIDVSKSPVSIVDWATKLIEEGRALEICDKRMHVPWYMEATIKNMLSIATRCVSPKKISRPSIEEVVMEMENVIIEPIRFPLWNILRGLTLLRRKRKRCRNHCSIITTNSVTKTCAQHERKLLLREILADKVTE; this is translated from the coding sequence ATGATGAAGGAATTCGAGTATAAAGAGCTTGAAAAAGCCACAGAGAACTTCTCACAATCAAGACTCATTGGTAAAGGAAGCCATGGATGTGTATACAAAGGCATGTTAGAAGAAGATGGTAAGATCATAGCAATAAAGAAACAATCATTGGGACTTCAAAAAATAGAAGACAACTCCAAGCTCGAGAACGAAGTAAGTGTTCTATCGTCTTTGCCTGAAAACTCTTTCATCGTTAACTTTCTTGGAACGAGTCGTCATGACGGCTCGTCCAAGAACGAAACTTTTCTCATCATGGAGTACTTACCAAATGGCACCCTTTACCAAATGCTTCATGCACAAAATAATATCCTTCCTAATTGGCCTAAACGTGCCCAAATAGCCATTCAAGTTGCTAAAGCGATCCAATTTCTTCACCAAGCTAAGCCTTCATCAATTGTTCATAGAGATATAAAGTCTGCCAATATTTTGTTTGATTCAAATTGGAATCCTAAGTTGGCTGATCTTGGACTTGCCCTAAGGATGAAAAATGATTGTGAAAATCATGACGATGATGACTCACCAAGTCATCGTTCGATTCGACCAGCTGGCACGATTGGCTACCTTGATCCTGCTTACACCAAACCAAGCAAATTAAGCACCAAAAACGACGTCTTTAGTTTTGGAGTACTGCTCTTGGAGATTATGTCATCAAGAAAGGCTATCGATGTTTCGAAATCCCCAGTTTCTATAGTTGATTGGGCAACAAAATTGATTGAAGAGGGACGTGCGTTGGAAATTTGTGACAAAAGAATGCATGTGCCATGGTACATGGAGGCCACGATAAAGAACATGTTGAGCATAGCCACACGTTGTGTCTCTCCAAAGAAAATAAGTAGACCatcaattgaagaagttgtgaTGGAAATGGAGAATGTGATAATTGAGCCAATTAGGTTTCCTTTATGGAATATATTAAGAGGCCTAACACTTttgagaaggaaaagaaaaagatgcaGAAACCATTGTAGTATTATTACTACAAATAGTGTTACCAAGACTTGTGCACAACATGAAAGGAAGTTGTTGCTTAGGGAAATATTGGCTGATAAAGTCACAGAGTAG
- the LOC107839897 gene encoding 40S ribosomal protein S12, giving the protein MSGEDAAVAVPVAETPAPALGEPMDIMTALQLVLRKSKAHGGLARGLHEGAKVIEKHAAQLCVLAEDCDQPDYVKLVKALCADHNVSLITVPNAKTLGEWAGLCKIDSEGKARKVVGCGCVVVKDYGEETEGLHIVQEYVKSH; this is encoded by the exons atgTCTGG AGAGGATGCTGCTGTTGCTGTTCCTGTTGCCGAGACTCCTGCTCCAGCACTTGGAGAGCCCATGGATATCATGACTGCTCTGCAGCTGGTGCTTAGGAAGTCTAAAGCTCATGGAGGTCTTGCTCGAGGACTCCATGAAGGTGCAAAGGTCATTGAGAAGCATGCTGCACAGCTATGTGTGCTGGCAGAGGACTGTGACCAGCCTGATTATGTCAAACTGGTGAAAGCACTTTGTGCTGATCACAATGTCAGTTTGATTACAGTTCCCAATGCAAAAACTCTCGGCGAATGGGCTGGT CTGTGCAAGATTGATTCTGAAGGGAAAGCAAGGAAGGTTGTTGGTTGTGGCTGTGTTGTAGTGAAG GATTATGGTGAGGAAACTGAGGGTCTCCATATCGTCCAAGAGTACGTGAAATCTCATTAG